In Pseudomonas fluorescens NCIMB 11764, a single window of DNA contains:
- a CDS encoding lysozyme inhibitor LprI family protein, whose product MHPRLLLALTPLLFTTIAHAVDCDNATDQATMNQCAAQQNKAADKELNALYRQITERLKDHPDSKKLLVGAQRAWIGFRDAECKFSASGVEGGSVYPLIYSNCITDLTKARVEAFKIYLKCQEGDLSCPVPGV is encoded by the coding sequence ATGCACCCACGCTTGCTTCTGGCGCTGACGCCATTGCTGTTCACCACCATTGCCCATGCCGTCGATTGCGACAACGCCACCGACCAGGCCACGATGAATCAATGTGCGGCGCAGCAGAACAAGGCGGCGGACAAGGAGTTGAATGCGCTTTACCGGCAGATCACCGAGCGCTTGAAGGACCATCCCGACAGCAAGAAGCTGTTGGTAGGCGCGCAGCGGGCATGGATCGGGTTTCGGGATGCCGAGTGCAAGTTTTCGGCGTCCGGGGTTGAGGGCGGGAGTGTCTATCCGTTGATTTACAGCAATTGCATCACGGACCTGACCAAGGCGCGGGTTGAGGCTTTCAAGATTTACTTGAAGTGTCAGGAGGGGGATCTGAGTTGTCCGGTGCCTGGGGTTTGA